The Etheostoma spectabile isolate EspeVRDwgs_2016 chromosome 4, UIUC_Espe_1.0, whole genome shotgun sequence sequence ACAGGCCCTGAACAAaggagtatttttttttgttggtcaaaCTGTCCAAAGGTTGAGGAGAAACAACTATTTAATTCCAGGTACTGAGTACATACTGAAGCCTCACAGCACTAAGACACTGTCTTGTTGTGCTACAGATTATTGCTTCGCACTTGCCTTTGTCCACTTTATAACTGCTACAGTGGAATAAGCCATTGTATGTGAATCCAATAATTACAGACTACAGCGGCCATGTGCAAGAGACAACCACAAAGAGTTAGAGGTGCCCCCTGAGAGCCTTAGATACAATGCACATTTCTTTAGGGACTGCGACTAGTTATGGTTCtttcattttgatttattttacctgcaaaataaaaatgtttacatgctttttgagtaaaaaactttttttatttggaatttGAATACAGGTATGTTTTCCTCATAATAGAGTACATTCTGGCCACATCTAGGGTCTTACATTTATGCAACAGTCCCCTCTAGTGTCTTATACCTGCAACTTCTGACTGCCTCGAAATTGCACACAGATTTAAGCGTTCCTGGAAAGAGTGGTTGATGAGTGTATGAGGTTGCTACAGAGTAGCACTTCAGTGattgatgtacattttaaatcatacatatatacatttctTTAACACATCATTCTTGAAAATGCTGTATTGGTCTGTGTTACTGTTGTTACTGTCAGTATAAATACTGTTTAGTTTACTTTTTTCACttgcaaaattatcttttaaaattgacaaaaatggctcaattcaaacaggATCAAAAAATTACTCTCGCTCCGTTCACCACTGTACATATAATTTTTAAGAAATAAGATCTAATGGGGTCCCCCGGAAGAAGAGGGACCCCTCTCTCTTGACACAGTGTTAGAGAATCCTCACTGTTTAGTTGTTTTAGTACAGCGGAAAACTTGCAGATGTCATCAGTAGCACTGCAGAGGGTCGTGATATTTTCCCCCCAGAGATTCTGGCACATGTCCTGCTGTCAAGAAGTGACAAATTCAACAGATATGACCaaatcatttttatatatatatatatatatatatatatatatatatacataaaattaCCTTCTGAGCCTTCAATAAGAAATTccattattttagttttctctgATTGATTATTTCAAACCTTGTTTCCCTGAAAAAAGGCTTGACTGTCTGAGTGATGTTTTGGGTGTTCTGATAGCTGGGATCATGTTTAAAGCATGGCATACTAATACAGACACAAGAATGTCCTCCTATGAGCCAAACGTTTCGGCCTGCCAGAAAGTTCTCTGAAATCTGGCCTCTCATATCCGTGGAAACTTTTTGGTGACAGGCCAATGCTAAAGGAGATCAAAAGGTCACAATGCAACACCGGAGCTAACACTGCTCCCTGTAATCCTcctccaaaaacaaaacaagctgttAGTCATATCAGAAAGTACACAGTTACAACAAACAAGTTGCTCAGGTTGTACCAACAGGTCACCAAGCTCTTTCCATAATATGGATTTGTCGCCTTATGCAAATTCTGTGTCCTGAGATACAACAATAGTGTTAGTGTAACTCACACTGTTAATCCTTAAATTGGGTCACCAGATTTGCTGAAAGTGCATTTAGGTTCATTTAAGTGgatttaatcaaaataaaagccaagcagGAGAACAGGAATCCCTGCAGGACTTGAACCtggctggattttttttaaaggttaaagGGTTATCTCACCTAAAAATGGAATCACAAAGCCAATGTTATGAACTAGAGGTACGGGGGGTAGTGTGCTTTCAAgctgcattgtgggaaatgtagcGCCCAGCATAGGGTTTATAACGTCTCTGGTCCcacaactgttagaaacatttAGTGCCGTTGATCCCATTCATTTGTTTGCTGTACTAAGGTTTCCACTATAGTGCGCTgggtttatgtttttacaggtatatctggAAACCCGGCCTGGCTtaaactgggcagttgataacaacacacacgccaaaacacaaacaaaaattttTAATACTggcttagacttagacttctctttattaatccttttgggatgactcctgcaaggaaattgaaatttccagcatccgttttagcaagaaaagaaaaatgacagtataaagataacaaaaattgcagtaataataataacaacaataagagcACTCGTCAATAAAAAGACCataaaccaggggtcttcaacgttttccaggccaaggacccccgaactgatggcgagatggagcggggaccccctaattatatatattgtataaaattgtgttatatcaaactggtcctatagtgccatgtgtaaatgtaccttgttattgtgcgttcaatactaagatactcaaataatacacaggttcatattttcatgtttttattttaaacatgtgtgATGCACAGTGAGTAGGGtggacatttcaattagtggaaaaaattgcagggggggggaatataaaaaaaagtcttagcaaccaaaactttcgcgacccccatgcagtacctccgcggaccccctaggggtcgcggaccccctgttgaagacccctacCATAAACCATAAATGATCAGttgaaaatgtcagaaatgttaaagttaaagtgaccaggttaaattaagtccaggtgtgtgtgtttatatatataaaaatacataaaaatacattttgctttCTTGTCGGCCATTTTTGTGTGCACGGGTTACAGCTCCCTCGTGTGGACACTCAGGTAAAATGCAGCATGCTGTCCTCGCACTCCCTGGGCACTGTCACCTTGTAACTGTGACACGACAGTTTGTAATTATTTCCATTGTTGTTGTCCCAATAATTACATCCTTTTACATGGTAACAGATGGCAAATTCTAAAATGGCTCCTGGCTGCAGAATGAAGGGTGGGACAGGCAGACGAAATCTGAAGATATCCGTTTCTGGTGCATCACATTTCCCGCGGTTCCCACTGGACACCCACGATGCTGTTGTTTCCGTGTGTGTCTTCCAGTTGGTGAAAGAGTAGTGCACTGTGACGTCTTTCTCATAAGCTAAATTTAGTACTTGTGTAGTGCCTGTTATCCCCTGCTCTGAACACAGGACCTGCTCCAGACACACGCTCTGAGCGCAGAGACGCTTCATGAAGTCTGTTTGAGCCCCCATGTTTTCAGGGAAACAAGGTTTGAAGTAAGGCAGGGACAGCTCCAAAGACTTCCCGAACGCCAGTTCAGAGCTCATCAGTAGTCTGAACATAACATGCTGAGGTATCAGGGGGTGCTCCTGAGCTTTGAAGACCTTAACATCCTCCAACTCGAGGCCCAGTGAGTCCACAAAGCGTACCTGCAGACTCCGAAGttcccttttcctctctgcAGACGAAGGAAGCGACTGAGCTCGTTTTCTCATGATTGTCTTGGTTGGAGGATCACTGGGAAAGCTGTGCTTTAAATTGAGTTCCTTTACTGAGGGAGTTCTTGGACTCGGAGGGCGTATGCGGACCGGGGCTTTGGGAGGGGGAGGCTTGGGATCGTAAATGTCCCGAAGACGAATGGTGGTGGTTCTAGTGGTGCATACATTACTGGAACC is a genomic window containing:
- the ppp1r3db gene encoding protein phosphatase 1, regulatory subunit 3Db, translating into MASSGEKSGTQPRFISGSSNVCTTRTTTIRLRDIYDPKPPPPKAPVRIRPPSPRTPSVKELNLKHSFPSDPPTKTIMRKRAQSLPSSAERKRELRSLQVRFVDSLGLELEDVKVFKAQEHPLIPQHVMFRLLMSSELAFGKSLELSLPYFKPCFPENMGAQTDFMKRLCAQSVCLEQVLCSEQGITGTTQVLNLAYEKDVTVHYSFTNWKTHTETTASWVSSGNRGKCDAPETDIFRFRLPVPPFILQPGAILEFAICYHVKGCNYWDNNNGNNYKLSCHSYKVTVPRECEDSMLHFT